In Microvirga lotononidis, a single genomic region encodes these proteins:
- a CDS encoding formate dehydrogenase subunit delta — MDIEKLIRMANQIASFFRSYPEAQALKGIHDHLVAFWTPSMRRALLSHAGQDDGKLDPLVLKAMVDAPSGRNPIEKEVAGPETVGELGSDAG; from the coding sequence ATGGACATCGAGAAGCTCATCCGAATGGCGAATCAGATAGCCAGCTTCTTCCGGTCTTATCCGGAAGCGCAGGCACTCAAGGGTATCCATGACCATCTCGTCGCTTTCTGGACGCCGAGCATGCGTAGAGCGCTTCTATCCCACGCGGGGCAGGATGATGGAAAACTCGATCCGCTTGTCTTAAAAGCGATGGTTGATGCCCCGTCAGGAAGGAACCCGATCGAAAAGGAAGTTGCTGGCCCGGAGACGGTAGGGGAATTGGGTAGCGATGCTGGATGA
- the fdhD gene encoding formate dehydrogenase accessory sulfurtransferase FdhD, with amino-acid sequence MLLNEDNLQILEAVDAPATVLRFGIVDPDCSIRAIPSEVPVNFVYGGIPFAVMIATPSDLDDFAVGFSLTEGVIQAPGDIRGTRIVPDERGLRVAIDLTPNGLHEHLAHRRVLSWRTGCGLCGIDDLDALPQARFRNGPAPRVSPGAIRATLRALDREQLLNERTRTVYGAAWADTNGTLVCVREHVGRHNALDNLIGTLCRRGTKHDSGFVIATSRSSFELVEKVAVFGARTLVAISAPTLLALERARHLDMSLVAIARHNSVTVFHGRERILGEDGWAWTSRSSSEWRIR; translated from the coding sequence ATGCTGCTGAATGAAGACAACTTGCAGATCCTCGAGGCAGTGGACGCGCCAGCTACCGTTCTCCGCTTTGGGATAGTCGATCCTGATTGCAGCATACGCGCGATTCCCTCGGAGGTGCCGGTCAACTTCGTGTACGGCGGCATTCCATTCGCCGTCATGATAGCGACGCCATCCGACCTGGACGACTTCGCCGTGGGCTTCAGCCTGACGGAGGGTGTCATTCAAGCCCCTGGCGATATTCGCGGAACTCGCATCGTACCCGATGAGAGGGGCTTGAGGGTCGCTATCGATCTTACACCCAACGGACTTCACGAACATCTGGCCCATAGGCGCGTGCTGTCGTGGCGGACCGGCTGCGGCTTGTGCGGAATCGATGATCTCGACGCGCTCCCCCAAGCGCGCTTCCGCAATGGACCTGCACCGAGAGTTTCCCCCGGAGCCATTCGAGCGACGTTGAGAGCGCTCGACAGAGAGCAGTTGCTGAATGAACGAACTCGTACGGTTTATGGAGCAGCCTGGGCTGACACGAATGGGACGCTTGTCTGCGTGCGCGAGCATGTCGGCCGTCACAATGCCCTCGACAATCTCATCGGTACGCTATGCCGTCGTGGCACGAAGCATGACAGCGGCTTCGTGATTGCCACGAGCCGCTCTTCCTTCGAACTGGTCGAGAAGGTCGCTGTGTTTGGGGCGAGAACATTGGTCGCGATTTCGGCTCCGACGTTACTGGCTCTGGAACGAGCCCGACATCTTGATATGTCCCTCGTTGCCATTGCACGGCACAATTCCGTGACCGTCTTCCATGGTCGGGAACGCATACTCGGTGAGGATGGTTGGGCATGGACATCGAGAAGCTCATCCGAATGGCGAATCAGATAG